In Acaryochloris marina S15, a single genomic region encodes these proteins:
- a CDS encoding response regulator, giving the protein MANSAIICVDDESVVLRSLRDQISKYFGDQHTCEIAESVEEAWEVIDELKEDDVEILIIISDWLMPGTKGDEFLIELNQKFPEIVTVLLSGQADQSAVDRIHQNMKLHAYVSKPWNEEDLMDVIKTGLSAFQE; this is encoded by the coding sequence ATGGCAAATTCAGCAATTATTTGTGTTGATGATGAATCTGTAGTGCTAAGAAGCCTGCGTGACCAAATTAGTAAATATTTTGGTGATCAGCATACCTGTGAAATCGCTGAGAGTGTTGAAGAAGCCTGGGAAGTCATCGATGAACTGAAAGAAGATGATGTTGAAATTCTGATCATTATTTCAGATTGGTTAATGCCCGGAACCAAGGGGGATGAATTCCTGATCGAGTTAAATCAAAAATTTCCAGAAATTGTGACGGTGTTGTTGTCCGGGCAAGCAGACCAATCTGCTGTCGATCGAATTCATCAGAATATGAAACTCCATGCTTATGTTTCAAAGCCTTGGAATGAAGAAGATTTAATGGATGTGATAAAAACCGGCTTGTCGGCATTTCAAGAATAG
- a CDS encoding PhoH family protein: MKKAFVLDTNVLLHDPNAIFRFEDNDVVLPITIIEELDRFKKQPQETGRNARQVSRTLDDLRAQGQLTNGIDLPKGGTIRVALCDRITLKELPPELEGDQADNAILAVALELKNQCQCPVALVSKDTNLRIKADVLGLAAEDYSTDKVDFEGLYTGMTEVMVGSDTISQLFQAGQTSLPEKTWPNQAVTLVDSLKPSHTALALAGDHTGEVIPLPKFPHNGISRIRARNREQKFAFELLMRDDISLVTLVGKAGTGKTLIAIAAGLHKVADEKNYSRLLIARPVVPMGRDLGYLPGDIDEKLTPWMQPLYDNFDLIFGTQEAAGQPQHWRRGHEELMDQGLLQIEPLTYIRGRTIPKQFLIVDEAQNLTPHEVKTILTRAGEDTKVVLTGDPEQIDNPYVDAASNGLTYVVERFKSESIAGHITLYQGERSDLAERAAALL; encoded by the coding sequence ATGAAAAAAGCGTTTGTCCTCGATACGAATGTACTGCTGCATGATCCGAATGCCATCTTTCGCTTTGAGGACAACGACGTAGTCTTGCCGATTACGATTATCGAAGAACTTGATCGGTTCAAAAAGCAACCCCAAGAAACGGGGCGGAATGCTCGTCAGGTATCGCGAACCTTAGATGATTTAAGGGCTCAGGGCCAACTCACAAATGGGATTGACCTGCCGAAGGGAGGAACGATACGGGTTGCCTTGTGCGATCGCATCACCCTCAAAGAACTTCCACCTGAATTAGAAGGGGACCAAGCCGATAACGCGATCTTGGCCGTGGCCCTGGAACTGAAAAATCAGTGCCAATGTCCCGTGGCCTTGGTGAGTAAAGATACCAATCTCCGCATCAAAGCCGATGTCTTAGGACTAGCTGCAGAAGACTACTCCACGGATAAGGTTGATTTTGAAGGGCTTTATACCGGTATGACTGAAGTCATGGTAGGGAGCGACACGATCAGTCAGCTATTTCAAGCAGGACAGACGTCTCTACCCGAAAAAACATGGCCTAATCAGGCGGTCACTTTAGTGGATAGTCTAAAGCCTTCCCACACGGCCTTGGCCCTAGCGGGGGATCACACGGGGGAAGTGATTCCCCTGCCCAAATTTCCCCATAACGGCATTTCTAGAATTCGAGCGCGGAATCGCGAACAAAAATTCGCCTTTGAATTGTTGATGCGAGACGATATTTCCTTAGTGACTTTGGTGGGGAAAGCAGGAACGGGCAAAACCTTGATTGCGATCGCAGCAGGGTTACATAAAGTAGCGGATGAGAAGAACTATAGCCGTCTGTTAATTGCCCGTCCCGTCGTGCCCATGGGACGAGATTTGGGATATTTACCCGGAGATATTGACGAAAAACTAACCCCTTGGATGCAACCCCTCTATGACAATTTTGATCTGATTTTTGGGACTCAAGAAGCGGCAGGGCAACCTCAACATTGGCGACGGGGCCATGAGGAGTTAATGGACCAAGGGCTACTCCAAATTGAACCCCTTACCTATATCCGTGGACGGACCATTCCCAAACAATTTTTGATTGTGGATGAAGCTCAAAACTTAACTCCCCATGAAGTTAAGACGATTTTGACTCGGGCCGGGGAAGATACCAAAGTGGTTCTCACCGGGGACCCTGAGCAAATCGATAATCCCTATGTAGATGCGGCCAGTAATGGGTTGACTTACGTAGTGGAGCGATTTAAGTCTGAGTCCATAGCGGGCCATATTACTTTGTATCAAGGTGAGCGGTCTGATTTGGCTGAACGGGCGGCCGCTTTACTGTAG